A stretch of DNA from Tigriopus californicus strain San Diego chromosome 11, Tcal_SD_v2.1, whole genome shotgun sequence:
NNNNNNNNNNNNNNNNNNNNNNNNNNNNNNNNNNNNNNNNNNNNNNNNNNNNNNNNNNNNNNNNNNNNNNNNNNNNNNNNNNNNNNNNNNNNNNNNNNNNNNNNNNNNNNNNNNNNNNNNNNNNNNNNNNNNNNNNNNNNNNNNNNNNNNNNNNNNNNNNNNNNNNNNNNNNNNNNNNNNNNNNNNNNNNNNNNNNNNNNNNNNNNNNNNNNNNNNNNNNNNNNNNNNNNNNNNNNNNNNNNNNNNNNNNNNNNNNNNNNNNNNNNNNNNNNNNNNNNNNNNNNNNNNNNNNNNNNNNNNNNNNNNNNNNNNNNNNNNNNNNNNNNNNNNNNNNNNNNNNNNNNNNNNNNNNNNNNNNNNNNNNNNNNNNNNNNNNNNNNNNNNNNNNNNNNNNNNNNNNNNNNNNNNNNNNNNNNNNNNNNNNgtgagcatctcatcagaaactgagaaCTAGACTCTTTTATTATCATATTTTAGGACTTGCTAAACGTGGAACTGCTATCGCTAGGAGTACAATCGAATTTCGATTTATTGATATTGTCCGTTAACGGAGAACGTATCGGTAAATCGAGATTCTTTAAATTGAAGTTCGACTATACGGTAAATATTGTGTCACCTAACAATTTACTATGAATGATAGATTTCTATGCATTTCGAAAGAGAGTGgttttcctattttgctccTCAGGTTGCTTTGCAAACATATCACTGAATAAACATAGccaatttttttataaattgAATGCTAAGTCAAAACCATAGATCTAGTCCATGTAGGTAACGTTTTTCATGTCAAGGTGTATTATTGATGCTCCTTGGTCCAAAACATGCACACAAAAAAGTCATTGTTTATgattatttgaaatcaaaacctttcattttgaggaaACTTACAACAAAACACCAGAGTATTTGGAAATGCaccaaaatgataaaatatctAAAATAGATATTCAACTATGCAATTAATTTTTTTCGGAGTCTCTAGTTATCAATTACCATCCAAAACATTTAaaaggagagaggagagattaaaaaaggGGAGAATGCAACAGAACGCATTGTACCTATACTTGTCCCCACGCTACTGCAATCCTAAGATAAATATGTCCAGAAGAAAGCCGAAGGAAATCAGGCCACTCTTAAGATTAATGTTCGACCagtatttgttcaaaattcttaGGAAATATAATATCGAAAATTCAAAGCCCACGTCTCTTTCCTATCTGAACCTCCCACAAATTTCGAAATATCTGTTCTAGCATTCACTGTGCCTATGAATGATTTGGgaaggggaaaaaaacctGTTTGTCTCTCTTTTTGGGTCACTTCGAGTTCTACGTTTTACAACCCATTCCAAAAAATGGGTTTTTCAGAGGTCGTGCAGAATCCCCGATTGATCTTGGGAGCTACGGGAACCATTGTGGGCGTGGCCTGTTTGGCGAAATGGGCCAGCTCGCCTCGATGGGTTCGTGTGGGAACGGTGGATCGCCTCTTCGTGTTCCCACTCAAGAGTGGCAAAGCCAAGGAAGTGAACACGGTCGAATTCGCCAAACTCGGTCCCAAATCGGCCATGTTCAGGGACCGATCGTTTTGTTTGGTCAAAGAAAAGTAGGTTAGGGACTGAGATCCTGTTTGTTATAAGTTGTCTGATGGTTATTTCTGTTTCCAGTAATGACTACGGATCCGTGAAGGAGTTTCCACGGGTCGCCTTGGTGGAAATCGTTTATGAAGACGGACATTTATGGCTGAGAGCGCCTGATCGCGAGGATTTGAGGATTGAGCATGAGGATCTTGAGTATTCCAAGGAAAAAGAGGTGGCCGTGAAAATCTTGGACGTAAGGGTCAGAACGATCTTTTTGGGTCGGAAGTACGATGAGTACATTTCGGAATTTGTCGCGGGTGAGTTTCATGTCTCCAATTGCCGGATGCCATCGAATCATCCTAAAAAAACGATGAGGGTAGGGTGTGTCATCCTTTCTGGTCAACATTGAAAGTGTTCAATAGAAAACCTATTGCATTAATTCGAGATTActtcatttcctatgaattaTCGGTTTGTATGATCCTATGAACAAAGTCTCCTTCATTGCCCTAGGCGATCCAAACCGCGTGAAATTGGCCTACCATTTCTCTGAGAGTGCCCAAAGGCCCGTGCGTCCCAAACATCGCAAATTGTGGCCGCAAACCATGCGGGATTCCGATGTGCCGGCTTTGAACTACACCAGCTCCGTGACCATTTTAACCAACGCCTCCATGAAGGACCTTCAACACCGATTGGACGTGCCCATAACTGCCAAGTGGCTTCGCTCCAACGTTATGATCAGAACCGATAGCGGACTTCCCTTTGAGGAGGACAAATGGATCGGTAAAATGAGGTGAGTACAAACGACAAAGACACAGGTTCCATCCACCAGACATGCATAGTACGAATTGTTTTACGGATATAAAGTTCACGATGACTTATCGATTCCAGATTGGGCAAGACTGCTGTTCTGAGTTACAACAAACCTTGTAATCGTTGTCCGGCCATCACTGTGGACCCCGAGACGGCTATCCAGGATCCAAACTTGGAACCCCTGGCAACTTTGAGGACTTATCGTCTCTTGGACCCGACCACCAGTGAGCTCGATGCTCAACGAAGAAAAGTCCTCGGGGAATCGCCTCTGTTTGCGGTGAACTTCTCCGTGTATCAAGAGGGATGGGTTAACATTGGCGACGAAGTCTGGGTCGAAATGTGAGAAGTAGACTGCATTCGTGAAGTTCCATATTGTGTGAGCACTCTGCAATGTCGATTCCGTAGAATCGATAATTCAGTCGCAGCTGAGCTAGAAGCATTTCTAGAGTATGACTATTTAAGGTTAAAGCGCAAAAGTTCCTGACAGATAGTATCATATTCTCGAGCGTGAAATACATGTATATTGATTGATCTTCTGTGGAGCTTCGGCCAAATTTGTCTCGATTTGCCGTTCTACGTAGATGCGAAATATCAAACCCGTTGGTTAGGTTTTAAGAGTAAGAATTCAAGGTACACCACTTCTTGTTCATATTCGAAAAGGGAAGTTATAACATTAGACTAATGGGCAATGTCACGAtaataaaaagaaacaatgcCATGTGTGGAAATAAGACATTGCGATGTTCAGTCCTaaccttttttgaaaaaagagacACCATTATTTTTGCTGCTCCGTCTCTTCAATTTGTGTTCAAATGTTTATTGAAAACTAAGTTTTGTTTCAACACTTTTGGGGGGAAGGGGGGAGTGTATGTTTTTCATTATGATGATCATTCCATTGGCATTGTTCAAAGCACAAATATTGATGAGAAAGCCGTTGTTTCGGAGTGACTCAACTGTTTGTCCAAACCTTCCTAGATGGATCCTGTTGTGGGTATATTGCAAGAGCTGACTGGCGGCAATCAATCTCTAATTATCCGAGGGTTATGTTCGAATTACGTGAACTTTGTGGTGCTTTTCTATGACGAGCTTCTTCATGAATTAATATTACATACAAGTTGGCTAATCAATGTGCTGAAGCAATCAGATTCGAGTTGTTTTCGCTTCTCTACTGGCACTGTTTGGTTCGAGTTCGATAATGAAACGTGGTCGCCGTttcgactgactgactaactgacCGAGAGTTGCAACCATTATTATTGGTTGAGGTGCGCAAAAACGCCAGTCTATTGGATTTCCAaatgcttcttttttgttgaGATAAACGTCAAGACAGACAAATGACTTGATTGATTGTGCTCATCAAACCATTTGAGTTCATACCGAGAGTACATTCCGCACATTGTCCTTCTGAAAATCAGCATAATTTCGAATCCTGTTTGTGTTTGCCCACATTCGAAGTCTCATTTCTACCTGTGGTGAATGGCAAATCATACAAGTGGAGAACGGATGGAGATTATCCAGATTGGCGGTGCTATTCACTCGAGGGAGCTCAGATGCAGCTTGAGCACATGGCCTAAAAATAGGGAAACCATTACACTTCTAGGGTTCCTATATTTCATCACGTTTCCTCGAGGAAATACGATCCTCGCCTTGGTTCCCAAAATAACCCCGTGAGAATGTAAGGGATGATGCTGGCTGACCGTTGATGAGTAGCTTGAGCTCAGGACGCTCAGGTTAGGCTTCTCCCTAAACCGGGTGATCAAACCTCCTGCAGAACGAAATGAGGATGCCTTCAAGGGTCCATTCTCCCTTCTGTTCATTTCTCACCCTGTGATGTTCATAATGCGAGGGGAAAAGCGAAAGGAAAGAGGGAgcgagaaggaagagagagaaaagagaaagagagagggagagagagagagagatgccGTTAGATCCTGCTCAGCATGTCGGTGAGCTCACAGGAGAGCCGGGTTATTCAACTCTTTTGACAATCATGTAAAAGGGCATCAATGTAAACAAAATCAGGAAACTGCCATTATTACATTTGATGAAGGGGAAAGAATCCGTTTACTCGATGAATCCAGTCCATTCATCCCTTGCGCTACCGATCCCAAAGCCGGTTTTCATTTGCCAGCTTTGAGACTTCACTAGGTACGTATAGATTATATTTGTGTGTGTGACTGAAATCTCTCGACAACTAAACTTGCGGTAACCAATTGCAGATTGGATCTTCTAGCTCGCAGTCTCTCAAGGAACACACGACGATTGCCAGTCAAAAGTTCATTGATCTTCTTGACGAAATGTGTCAAAGAGAGAATTCTGAGCGTCCGTTCACCCCTACGTGTCTGGAGCGACACTCACATACATATGGCAAAATACTCGTACGTAGAAGAGGTCAATGGCCGTTCCCTCGAGCGGGGTCATTCAACTTGGTATATACTCAATGTCTTACTCTTTAGACGCAAAGGCAAAAGGGTACGTTCAACCAGTGCTGAAGTGCCTTCGATTCTGTGGCTACGGTTTTAGGGGCCCTTTTGTGCATTTCATGGAATGGCAGACATGTTGACGATCTGGGTGTCAATCGAACGTGGGATGATCAATTCATTCGCtgtgatttttcaattgaaacccTTCAAACTAGCGTTTAGCGACCTCaccctaaaaatgaaaatatttagtatgaaaacaaaacagcCTTTTTTGAACCCAATATCAACATCGAGGTTgcaaattgtcaaaaataatTGTGTCTCTTTCACCGAGTTACTTCAACGGCTTGCTCCGTGATCCTACACCTGTTTGGCTTTTATTCATTCTCGGTCAGTAGGTAAACTGCACACAGAGTGGGTGCCATTGCAGTAATTTcgcttttctttttctcgatcTTGATGCCAACGTAGTCGTGAGTTCGAGACTGATCGCGGTGGGGATAATTCGAACTTCCGCCTCAGTTCAATCAGGATTCACGTCCTCGTCGCTTTCACTGGATGACCGGAAATAACAGGACAAGGGCATTGTCATTGTAATATCCCACAAGTCTGGCACTCGGGGCTTTTTCCTACACAAGCGGCCATTTTGCGGGGCTATGAGTTTGAATGGGGTCAAAGCAATCACTTCCTTGATGATTTTATTCCATCTCCACGGTGCATCCATTGGTATCTGTCTACCGGTATGGTCTGAACCGCTCTAGTGAAGATGGCATAGGTTTATCAATTATTATACTCTCGCACATCCTTTGATCTAAGTCCAATATTATACATAGACGAAATAGCTAACTCTGGTGTACGTAGCATTGCTGCCCGTTTTTTCCAGCGCCTTAGCTCCTTGGCTCCTAGACCATTATATTTGACCATGACGAAGgattgacatatttttcgGGCTCTACACAATGAATTGGTCTGAATTGGAGCCGAGAATAGCATCATGAATAGAAAGTCTTCCTGGATGGCAAAGTGCCGAGCATTGGTCAGCCACTGAGTAGTGAGGCTCATTGAATACCATGTTTGTTTGCTCGATCCTCAGGAATGCATAACAAAGAGCTCATGACCGAAAAAGCCTTTCTCGATCATTCACCAACATCGAGAATGGGGGAGAAGTGTCAAGCCAAAACGAGAAAAGTAGCCAGTCTGAAGAACCCTAATGTTTATTGACGATAATAAGCGGCAGTTTGGACGTTGTAGTAGTTGGCCAATAACGAGTCGTTACGATTAGATTACATTAGTTTGACAGGTGATTCCTACATTTGCCCCGAATTATTGGCATAAATCTTCCCCACGAAGTCGGCATTGGTCATGAATAATTTACGATTGAAATCAGTCTCAGCCGCGAAAGACAAGGGGGTGTTGAGAACAGAGAAGCCCACAAGTAAATTGTAAAACTTGGGAGTTAGCTTATAAGCGAGTCATGTCGTTCTCAAAATCTAACCATGTTAGAttgtgattgttgttgttgttgttgctgttgaatTGAGTAACTCGTTTGGACTTTGCAAAACACACATTAAGATATGATTGGTCAACCCTTAAGGGTATAAAAAGCCAATACATGATAGTTGGCTGTCGCGTTCAAATGTCTTGAGGTTCAGGTTTTGTCATTTCCTTGATTGGTTCATAATGTCCGGTGACAAGTGAAATACACAAGGACAAAACATGATGAAAATCGCATGACTTGAAAAGCCAAAAGTTGGGTTTATCTTGCTTGGTATTTGAACCCATCTTTCATACTTTCTTGGGATTGTGCGGATATTTCTATTCATGGCCTTGGTTCATTTCAGTTTTGGTGCACATAGAGTTCCATCGAGCTCCTCAACCGATTCAAGGGAATTGAGTTTTATAGTTTAAGTCAAAGTCAATAAAACATAAATGTGGTGGTCAATGTCTTCTTTTGAAATACCCTCATTTTAGTCGGATATCTAGAAATTATTCGAAAGAAAAGCATGAGGATTCTAACTTTCAACAGGAATGGTGTGATCGAGATTTCCGCAGAAGCATAGTTCATTTTATATGAataacaaacatttttggcgTATATTTTCAGACCTAGACTTCAATGAAAATCAGTCCACGGGAGAATTGGCCTATGAAAGGCCAAAAACATGATGGGACGAACAATTGTAATTATTGACAGATAAATAAATAGATTAAAAAAACAGATGGTTGTAAAATAGCTGAAGTAGGTAGCTCAAAAACGAAGGAAAAGTCAATCCAATTTCTAGGtatgaaaatggacaatgtATAAAGCTGGCATTCACATATATGTACATAGATCACATTGCAAGCAAGCTAGCTAGCTTCGAAAAACCCTTTTTAGCCTGAACCGAGTCCGAAGATCAATAACTACCAACGTAAAAAGGCAACTTCATAATGGTTTAGTTTGAAGTACACTCGAACACAGACAATACCAAGTAGTTGTCCCACAACAAACCActctttaaaatgaaaaataataaaaatgaataatcttctccaAGTAGATGATATGAGGACCCTTAAAGCCTTTGAAATCATGAGAAGAGCATTTTTAAAGGAACGTCCATGAACATTGAATATCTTCACATAGAAAAATAATACTAGGCTTGGTGGACGGCAAGCAACTACGCCACATGCAAAAAGGCATTCTATTAGACGCCTCCAAATGACACTTTTCCAaatcaatggaacaaatttggtgctattgattcaaatttaacCCGAAGAAGGTTAAAAACAAAGGAAGCAAAAACGCGCCTAGTACAAAAATATAGCTCTGAATCCTGCAAACTTTCGAATTGCTTGGCATGGAGGACCCTAATTCAATTTAGagagatttttctttctctctacTGCTTCTCAATCACTTGACCAGTccctggtgaaaacaagctctTTGACGGGTAGAGTGAAAGCCATGTTTTGGACAGAGTAAAGCCCATGCAGATCTCAAAGTTAACCCGTCTGGACTCTCATCTACAAATATATTAGTACGTAGTTGTGGGGTGAAAGGGTCTCCCAACATCTACCTCGTTCTAAAAGCGGCGAATATCACCGACGACGCAACCTGATTCCAAAATTCTCACAAACGGACTCAGTAATATGTGTCGTGGAATTAATAAATGCACCTAATATGTCATCCATTTCGCATCGGATCCTAATTGgtcaaaccaaatcaaaaggGCAAGTGCTGCGTCGAATTCCAATGCTCATATTCAACAGCCAATCTGACGTATAAAAACGCTCATCAGTCATCACATCACTTGGCAATTGCCTTGAGAACTTACACCTCAGCAGTGGTGTTCGGTTTTAGTCCTCAGTTTTGAACCCAAAGTCTCTACTTAGgctgaatttgaatttgaacttgaatcaGAGTGTTCTATTGTACAAACTATCGTGGGCGTTGTGATTAGAAGTGGTTAGAGAGAACGCCTCAAATTGGTCGGATGAAAACGGAGCCAAAGCATGCTTTGATCCTACTAGTTCCTCAAGCTCGATTACAAAACTCAAGGAAACTTACACAATTGTGACCGAGGGACCCACAAGTCACGACGAAGTTTCCGGACTAAGTAATGCGATGTGGCAATAGGTTTGTTTAAACATGAATGCTACATGCATGCAGAGGGTCTGGGAGACGTTCGGAATCAATTAATCTCAAAAGTATCGCGTCAATTCCTTAATTGTCCATTTCTTCACACTATATTAATGCCCCTCATACATAGGCAATCATTTTCATAGAAAAATCATGACTTCAAAATCGTTTGGACCAAAGATGATTGACTATAATCCTTCAAAGAATCCATTGCTTCATCCATGAAAAGTGTCACTTCCTTCTTTAATTTTCTACAGTTCTCCTGATAGAGCTCATTTTTTAAAGATGCCTGAACTATTCTTTCTAATTTTCAGAAGGTTATTTACTGGATTTCCGCCACAAGTTCTTGTCCTTAATATCAAAAAAGGGGTTTCTATTGAAAATTCTGATCGACATTACTTCATATCTAAGAAtgggaacaaaaaacaaataaaaccaGCCCAACCAAAAGGCGAAAAAAATTATACCGAGAAGTTGAAAGTAAGTTCAAGCTCGAAACAATGAGGCAACAACcaagggaaaaaaaaacaaatagatTCAAGTCGCACCTACCGAGTTTCAGAGCTCTCTTAGGTTAAATCTACGTAGAATCAAAGCAATGGCAACACCACAATCTGGCTGCTTTCCAGCCCTAAATTCTTGAATTGTATTGCATAAAAAATCCTTAAAAATAACCACGAAGATAATAAGGTGGGGATGGATATCACATTTATCATGAATCGCATTAACAAACCTGTTAGATGGGCTATCTTATAGGGTGTCTCGAGGGTCAGGATCTTTATCGACAATGCATTCATGAAGCAAGGTACTATGTTCCTTGTACTGTAATTGGTTCACACGATTGTAAATTTTTTATGCTCTCTATTTACCtatatttttggcatattgttAGTAATGAAACTGAAGCTATTTGGAAGGGGAACATAATGATTAGTGAGATAAAACCTTGTTTAAGTCATGGAAGGCAATTATCAAGTTTTTCCTTAAAAAGCACAACTTGCTTGGCCCAGGTGCCgctcaaatgaaacaatttgacCTTGACTTTGGtgtcaaatgaaagaaagacaaaattCCATCCCAAACTCCCTTGGGCATTATGAAACACTGATTTGCCCAACACTTTTTCCTGTCGACAAGAGTTTATCTTCTCAGGGCTTAAAAAGTCCTAAAACGTCCTCAAATATCTAATCCAATATCTAACTATAATAACAACGCTAAGGATTTGATTTCGCATGGCAGTATTTGCAACGTAAAATTGGATAGAATATCGGCGTATGGTCAGGGTGAGTAGCTAGGTCTTGTACGCTCGACAAAGTAGGAATGGCCTGAAGGCATGCTCAAATCGAAGATCGAAGATCCAACCGCAGATGTGTGACGTGAGGGTGGGGGTTCTCAAATTTCCGAATTGCCGAGTGTTGTGCGGTCAAGTTGGATGTCATTGCATTAACGtatatttctctttttctcccgTCAGAGAGAATCTCTGAACCCTATCGCTTTTTACCTCGAGATCTCAAGGGAAGGGTGGAGAGGGGAGGAGAAGGGGTCAGGGACGTATGTACTAGACGTCCAATGTCCAATGGTAGACACATTCATGTGGACACTTCAAGGACGATTCAGTTGAAAGACAAGCCAATGTTTCATGTACTGCAGGATTCCATCTGATtaagaacgaacgaacgaaagaacaaATGACAGTTCTCAGGATTGGCAAGTGTCTTATCAATGGAGCCGTTGAAATAGGATCGAATGCATCTTCTTGCccttttgaatgtttttcatgaaaaaaaattacgtTTCGTTTCGGAACGATTATGTAGACAAGCCGCCGCTCTAACCTACACCGTGCATGGATTAGAttaattcattcttttgtCACTTAACGATTTTTTGTGGGCAAACGGTTATGCGCCGagtgaaaacatatttctCCTTTACTTTCATACAACTTATAAAGTCTAACGAGATTCAGCCATTCTGAACCGTGTTGTCTCTCATGGCATGTACTGAACCCGAAGCAAGCGtattttgtgctcttttttcttttcaaaagactacatttcccattttttggtATCATATTTTTACAGCCTTACTTATCATGGACATCTTTGTTGTGGGACTTTTCCTTGAAAGTTTTGTCTTAAAGTATTATTCGAGCATTGACCTGATTTGGCGAACTAATGGGATCCCTGAGttccaataattgacatttatTGATCTATtccttcttgtttttttcaattttgtggGGGGATTCTTCGAAATGGTATTTAAGCCCTGCGAAGAATTCCGCTGTCCCTCCGTTGTGTTTATCCTTAGTTCTTTTATTCATTGACAAGACGAGGTGAACATATCGATGATATTTTAGCCCCTCTGGATGAGATGATGCCTCGTTATGAACATTGTTGCATGGAATGGTTGACCTGTGATCAAAGCGTTGAGAAAGATGAATCAGGTTCAAATCTAGTCTGATTTCTCGTGCAGGTTTAATACATGCATGACATCATTATTTGCTTACCTCAAGATTATATCGCACCCATCGAAGTTATCAATCAAGCTAGGCACCCATTTTGCTAACGAGAACTCCCGCTGGTGCCAGCCGTTGAGTAGCCTACGAGTCGGTCAGCTCGAGCTCAACCGCGCTTTCTGCGTGGACCCGAATCGTAACCGAAAGAGATTGACCAACGCACCGGTGGAAGCTGCAATCGAGTCTTTATAAGTTGGTGATGCCATTACCACCGATTCAATGGTCAACATAAATTCAATTGGTGAACAGCGTTACTTCTGATCTGATACGGATAATTGTAACATACATATGAAAAGTTGGTGATTGAGTGCAAAAGAGTAAGCAGTGGTTTCGctctaagagaaaaagaagacattgacaacaatgaatgaactTATCCACAATAACTCGCAAGGTAAGTCAGTAAAGTTTAGTTAGTATGTATATCTGATGGAGGCTTCACCGGAGGGTTTGGATCGAATAACGTTGGACATGTATAATTTAGGTTTCAAGTGGGCCGATTAAGTCgatatttgaaacaaatcgTTCCTAAACTTCGAAATTGGACAGACTCGCCCCCAGTTTGGAGTGAATTCTTGAGCAGTTAAATGACAATCGATAAGCAAAGATTATGCATGATTGGATAGGAGGGACCAGGGCGAGggtttggtcaaatttgtGTTATTGAGCAATTTTCTATCAACTGAACTACTGAACGATCATTAACAGAACGGAGAAGTggatcattttggttttttgacTCATTGTCAAATGGTTTTGGCAACGAAGGGGCTTGAAGCTAGGGCCAACAAAGTCAATGGACCCACTCTGCGGAAACCAACTCAACTAGGTGCTTTCCTCTGGTATCAGGATCCTCATTGATGAACCAATCTGCCACCAGGTGGAAATCATCCAGTTGCGTTGATAACTACCATCAATCAAGTCCTTTGGGTgacatttgtttgtttttttcggGTGGGGCGAGTTTGTTTAATTTCTTGTGAGTGTATGTTACCTGAATAATCCGCAAATAGCAGAAAAATTACTTACCACCaccaaacatatttgaaacgTGTCGCAATAGACCTTCAAACCCGTCACGTGTTTCCATAATTCAGTATTTCTGGATTCAATCGTGTACCACAGTGCGATGACATATCAATTCTGACACCCAGGAATTAGATTTCTAGTGGAGATTGGTTCAAATATGTAAGCACATTGGATAGAAAGACACTAATAAATAAGCTAAATTGATTACGGCGTGTTTCCATGGCAACTACAAGATGGCTTTCTATATCATCAATGTTTTAATGCTCCATGTTTGATGCCTTggaagaaaatatatttttcgtAAGGTAAGACATTATTCAAAGAGCAAGTGCTTTATTCTACCATCAAGTACCGATTCGTCAACCCATCCTATTCCAGGGTAACTAAAAACTTTCCTAGTGTGATTTTATCACTCAGAGCCAATTGACTAATTCTCATGATGGAAACCATGTTACACTTGAAGCTTGATAACTGGGGTGAGTACATGAGCTGAATAATGGGGCTTGATCATCGTCGACTTCTCAATGAAGACCATACGTCGACTGATGACTGAGGAACGTGTACGCTTCCTGAGCCCTTCTCAGGCGTTCAAGAGTCGGTTGAGAGCGACCCGATTGACCACACGGGTCTCTTTCTCTGCCTGGTCGTTCGTTGGTCAatcgcttttttttttttttgaaatcctGAGCCCCATAATTTGTTCGACATTCGGACACTAAGCTTTCTAATCAGTCAGTGTTGTTTTTGCCGTTCGACGCGCGAGACTTAGCTCTCCTTGGTCCAAGACTTGGAAACAATTTTCATAATGGACATATCAGCATTTAACGACTATGATGGGCGCAAAGAGGCACTGGATCTCAGCCCTCGAACGGTCTCCCCACCCACTTCAAAGCCCTCGTGTTTACCTGAACACCCCAAGCAGAATCATGTTCAGCCTCCCTTGATGAGGGGAGGTG
This window harbors:
- the LOC131889993 gene encoding mitochondrial amidoxime-reducing component 1-like, producing the protein MGFSEVVQNPRLILGATGTIVGVACLAKWASSPRWVRVGTVDRLFVFPLKSGKAKEVNTVEFAKLGPKSAMFRDRSFCLVKENNDYGSVKEFPRVALVEIVYEDGHLWLRAPDREDLRIEHEDLEYSKEKEVAVKILDVRVRTIFLGRKYDEYISEFVAGDPNRVKLAYHFSESAQRPVRPKHRKLWPQTMRDSDVPALNYTSSVTILTNASMKDLQHRLDVPITAKWLRSNVMIRTDSGLPFEEDKWIGKMRLGKTAVLSYNKPCNRCPAITVDPETAIQDPNLEPLATLRTYRLLDPTTSELDAQRRKVLGESPLFAVNFSVYQEGWVNIGDEVWVEM